A window of the Haloarcula litorea genome harbors these coding sequences:
- a CDS encoding rubrerythrin-like domain-containing protein: MPRWSDPAPCDDDEQLFECPSCGTRLCSELSSVDCERCGREMQNLSVPRPE; encoded by the coding sequence ATGCCTCGATGGTCCGATCCAGCACCGTGTGACGACGACGAACAACTGTTCGAATGTCCGTCCTGTGGCACCCGGCTCTGTAGCGAACTCTCCTCGGTGGACTGCGAGCGGTGCGGGCGTGAGATGCAGAACCTCAGCGTCCCCCGACCGGAGTAG
- a CDS encoding GTP-dependent dephospho-CoA kinase family protein: MSVLLELPAALRAELKEPLGPIYTDADALLADAGDPIVAVGDIVTYHLLEAGYVPALALVDERTKRSAVDEEVTAAIGGFERTVSVENPAGTLTRDLLAAMREGLAAGETTLVDVDGEEDLATLPAVLAVPEGASVVYGQPDEGMVLVTPEGTARERARSLLERMDGDTEAALSELR; encoded by the coding sequence GTGAGCGTTCTCCTCGAACTCCCGGCGGCGCTGCGCGCGGAACTCAAGGAGCCGCTGGGGCCGATCTACACCGACGCCGACGCACTGCTGGCCGACGCCGGCGACCCGATCGTCGCCGTCGGCGACATCGTCACCTACCACCTGCTGGAGGCGGGCTACGTCCCGGCGCTGGCGCTGGTCGACGAGCGGACCAAGCGCTCGGCCGTCGACGAGGAGGTCACCGCCGCCATCGGGGGGTTCGAGCGCACGGTCTCGGTCGAGAACCCCGCGGGGACGCTCACTCGGGACCTGCTGGCCGCGATGCGCGAGGGACTGGCCGCCGGCGAGACGACGCTCGTCGACGTCGACGGCGAGGAGGACCTGGCGACGCTCCCGGCGGTGCTTGCGGTCCCCGAGGGCGCGAGCGTCGTCTACGGCCAGCCGGACGAGGGGATGGTGCTCGTGACCCCCGAGGGGACGGCCCGCGAGCGAGCGCGGTCGCTACTGGAACGGATGGACGGGGACACGGAAGCGGCGCTGTCGGAACTCCGGTAG
- a CDS encoding twitching motility protein PilT: protein MIVLDTNALMMPVECDVRLFEELDRLLSVERDYVAPAAVRDELEKLADGSGVEATAASVGRDLLDRCSVRATEADYADDAVLELATEADATHAVTNDKPLKRRLLNAGVPVISLRGQDKLGITQP, encoded by the coding sequence ATGATCGTGCTGGACACGAACGCCCTGATGATGCCGGTCGAGTGCGACGTGCGGCTGTTCGAGGAACTGGACAGGCTGCTGTCGGTCGAGCGCGACTACGTCGCCCCCGCGGCCGTCCGCGACGAACTGGAGAAGTTGGCCGACGGCAGTGGCGTCGAGGCCACCGCCGCCTCGGTCGGCCGGGACCTGCTGGACCGGTGTTCGGTCCGGGCGACCGAGGCCGACTACGCCGACGACGCGGTGCTGGAACTGGCGACAGAGGCGGACGCGACACACGCCGTCACGAACGACAAGCCCCTGAAACGCCGCCTGCTCAACGCGGGCGTTCCGGTAATTAGTTTAAGGGGCCAGGACAAATTGGGTATCACTCAACCATAA
- a CDS encoding DUF5787 family protein, with the protein MREFGFELALCAHLEREGRLVSRQLGGAVHGRRVLDTVVVEPSDAFPDRAAITPERIPAAAVEADVGPGRARYWKDAFDCHPDRAERAVETAVERGFFERERRGGRTYVRQTARYPDWVEGITAVENKPDLDRPGDLQRQLRTDVSLGLVDRVVLATSDYVTRAHLNRIPDAVGVWRFDPETDDREVVREPTPLGTDEAGVELLERSPSRAEIRTVDAETKARARRRLAERAYGKGWRSFDYPACQRCEPDGDGLPRCAWKGRPVRASDECGPDCEGYDPADPPAVDGDALRAERTPWDPDPPGRQRRQSGLDRFG; encoded by the coding sequence GTGCGGGAGTTCGGCTTCGAACTGGCGCTGTGTGCCCACCTCGAACGCGAGGGCCGCCTCGTCAGCCGACAGCTCGGCGGCGCGGTCCACGGCCGACGCGTCCTCGACACCGTCGTCGTCGAGCCCAGCGACGCCTTCCCCGACCGCGCCGCCATCACCCCCGAGCGCATCCCCGCGGCGGCCGTCGAGGCGGACGTGGGACCGGGGCGGGCCCGGTACTGGAAGGACGCCTTCGACTGCCACCCGGACCGCGCCGAGCGGGCCGTCGAGACCGCCGTCGAACGCGGGTTCTTCGAGCGCGAACGCCGCGGCGGCCGGACCTACGTCCGGCAGACGGCCCGCTACCCCGACTGGGTCGAGGGCATCACCGCCGTCGAGAACAAGCCCGACCTCGACCGGCCGGGCGACCTCCAGCGGCAACTCCGGACCGACGTCTCGCTGGGGCTGGTCGACCGGGTCGTGCTGGCGACGAGCGACTACGTCACCCGGGCGCACCTGAACCGCATCCCCGACGCGGTCGGCGTCTGGCGGTTCGACCCCGAGACCGACGACCGCGAGGTGGTCCGGGAGCCGACGCCGCTGGGGACCGACGAGGCGGGCGTCGAGCTGCTGGAGCGGTCGCCGTCGCGGGCAGAGATCCGGACCGTCGACGCCGAGACCAAGGCCCGGGCGCGCCGCCGGCTCGCCGAGCGGGCCTACGGCAAGGGGTGGCGGAGCTTCGACTACCCGGCCTGCCAGCGGTGCGAACCGGACGGCGACGGCCTACCACGCTGCGCGTGGAAGGGTCGACCGGTCCGGGCCAGCGACGAGTGCGGCCCGGACTGCGAGGGATACGACCCGGCGGACCCGCCCGCTGTCGACGGCGACGCCCTGCGGGCAGAGCGGACGCCCTGGGACCCCGACCCGCCGGGGCGGCAGCGCCGGCAGTCGGGGCTGGACCGCTTCGGCTGA
- a CDS encoding DUF7351 domain-containing protein, translating into MARADDQSGGVVDPAEAFGVVASETRLDILEALWRVDETPVSFSALFDEVPLSDSGQFNYHLQQLTGQFVADGSDGYRLRRAGAQVIRALRAGTFTHRPDVDPIPVAGACTRCGGELAAVYADEQFAIDCRDCGTAHGEYPFPPGGLVDRDPEEIAQAFAERVRHLHCLAADGVCPECAGRMATEITREGDCCLDVAVRAEFTCQRCRHRLCSPVGLSLLDDSTVAAFYDDHGVDLAARPYWTLPWCVDDEYTTVASTDPWRVRVRVPVADEELRVTLDGDLQVVDHERRGC; encoded by the coding sequence ATGGCGCGTGCAGACGACCAGTCCGGCGGCGTGGTCGACCCGGCCGAGGCGTTCGGCGTCGTCGCCAGCGAGACGCGGCTGGACATCCTCGAGGCGCTCTGGCGGGTCGACGAGACGCCCGTATCGTTCTCCGCGCTCTTCGACGAGGTCCCCCTGTCGGACAGCGGCCAGTTCAACTACCACCTCCAGCAGCTCACCGGCCAGTTCGTCGCCGACGGCTCGGACGGCTACCGCCTCCGACGGGCCGGCGCGCAGGTGATCCGGGCGCTGCGTGCCGGGACGTTCACCCACCGGCCCGACGTCGACCCGATCCCGGTGGCCGGGGCCTGTACCCGCTGCGGGGGCGAACTGGCGGCCGTCTACGCGGACGAGCAGTTCGCCATCGACTGCCGGGACTGCGGGACGGCCCACGGCGAGTACCCGTTCCCGCCCGGCGGGCTCGTCGACCGCGACCCCGAGGAGATCGCGCAGGCGTTCGCCGAGCGGGTCCGGCACCTCCACTGCCTGGCCGCCGACGGCGTCTGCCCGGAGTGTGCCGGCCGGATGGCGACCGAGATCACGCGCGAGGGCGACTGCTGTCTGGACGTGGCCGTCCGCGCGGAGTTCACCTGCCAGCGGTGTCGCCACCGACTCTGTTCGCCCGTCGGCCTCTCGCTGCTGGACGACTCGACGGTCGCCGCCTTCTACGACGACCACGGCGTCGACCTGGCCGCCCGCCCGTACTGGACGCTCCCGTGGTGTGTCGACGACGAGTACACCACCGTCGCCTCGACCGACCCCTGGCGGGTCCGGGTCCGGGTCCCCGTCGCCGACGAGGAGCTCCGCGTCACGCTGGACGGCGACCTGCAGGTGGTCGACCACGAGCGGCGGGGCTGCTGA
- a CDS encoding response regulator, producing MPPEDPLSILYVDDDPALCSVTKEYLERPTSRLDCTVLTETDPERAIDRVRSDDWTVDCVVSDYDMPAMDGIELVEAVRETRPELPVLLFTGTATDDIAPAIVEAGVTDYLAKGRGVDGYTMLLRRVEHAVDGDGQFDPEAETELDGVAVVGRDERFDEVDDHYASLYDYDAEELTGEHWTELHPDAEVEHIRTHVLPVVESGGQWSGRSEGERADGSTFTESKLVTALDDGRLLIAVSEFESAGDGADGTGDDGTPAGGRDEPDRSDGDDA from the coding sequence GTGCCCCCCGAGGACCCGCTCTCGATCCTCTACGTTGACGACGACCCGGCGCTGTGTTCGGTCACGAAGGAGTACCTCGAACGGCCGACCAGCCGCCTCGACTGCACCGTCCTGACGGAGACCGACCCGGAGCGGGCCATCGACCGGGTCCGGTCGGACGACTGGACGGTCGACTGCGTGGTCAGCGACTACGACATGCCGGCGATGGACGGCATCGAACTGGTCGAGGCCGTCCGCGAGACCCGCCCCGAACTGCCGGTCCTGCTGTTCACCGGGACCGCGACCGACGACATCGCGCCGGCCATCGTCGAGGCCGGCGTCACCGACTACCTCGCGAAAGGGCGGGGCGTCGACGGCTACACGATGCTGCTCCGGCGCGTCGAGCACGCGGTCGACGGCGACGGGCAGTTCGACCCCGAGGCGGAGACGGAACTGGACGGGGTGGCCGTCGTCGGCCGCGACGAGCGGTTCGACGAGGTCGACGACCACTACGCCTCGCTGTACGACTACGACGCCGAGGAACTGACGGGCGAACACTGGACGGAACTCCACCCCGACGCCGAGGTCGAACACATCCGCACGCACGTCCTGCCGGTCGTCGAGTCCGGCGGGCAGTGGAGCGGCCGCAGCGAGGGCGAGCGTGCCGACGGATCGACGTTCACCGAGTCGAAGCTGGTGACCGCGCTGGACGACGGACGCCTGCTCATCGCCGTCTCGGAGTTCGAGTCCGCCGGCGACGGTGCGGACGGTACGGGCGACGACGGGACGCCCGCCGGTGGCCGGGACGAACCGGACCGCTCGGACGGCGACGACGCCTGA
- a CDS encoding response regulator: protein MGTVTAGVEVDEGTEYRVLVVDDEPTMGALVAEYLEHVDGRLDVSHTAAPTTAIERLDGSFDCVVTDYEMPMLDGLSLIERAETDAEFVLFTQAGGEEVAGAAREAGASYMQKRTDTAQYEELAALIRELAGG, encoded by the coding sequence ATGGGGACGGTCACGGCAGGCGTCGAGGTGGACGAGGGGACGGAGTATCGAGTGCTGGTGGTGGACGACGAGCCGACGATGGGAGCGCTGGTCGCGGAGTACCTCGAACACGTCGACGGGCGTCTGGACGTGTCACACACCGCCGCGCCGACGACGGCGATCGAGCGGCTGGACGGGTCGTTCGACTGTGTGGTCACGGACTACGAGATGCCGATGCTGGACGGGCTGTCGCTCATAGAGCGGGCCGAGACCGACGCCGAGTTCGTGCTGTTCACGCAGGCCGGCGGGGAGGAGGTCGCCGGGGCCGCCCGGGAGGCCGGCGCGTCGTACATGCAGAAACGGACCGACACGGCCCAGTACGAGGAACTCGCCGCGCTGATCCGCGAACTGGCGGGCGGCTGA
- a CDS encoding ATP-binding protein — protein sequence MSDPELDVVEFLLTTVVYGERRDLDPDDLPPAYRAAFWSDGEIERPLSATTTTATDATGVERPWNAISGLMFTDRDDFSGTISFTDRDMAEEWFLGRADADRVADNPVLAAAYGDEFEGVDHERARAENRPARADRAFIDAMLEESFDTDDEEEEEMLDLVDVRAPAEVEMTLDDLVLTPDQEGEIQKIVKAIEHRDYLARIGLREIGKLLFVGPPGTGKTSVARALAHDLDLPFVEVKLSMITSQYLGETAKNVEKVFEVAKRLSPCILFMDEFDFVAKTRSSDEHAAIKRAVNTLLKSIDEISLIQDEVLLIGATNHPDQLDAAAWRRFDEIVNFPKPDHDMRADILRIVTREMDIVDFDPSTLAEMTEGLTGSDLRLVLREAVLEALTEERTTLTQQDLEDAIQDFEERDNLKNMDMIDGDHDALVAGGGDFGGDGGHDHDH from the coding sequence ATGAGTGACCCGGAACTGGACGTCGTCGAGTTCCTGCTGACGACCGTCGTCTACGGCGAGCGGCGGGACCTCGACCCCGACGACCTCCCCCCGGCCTACCGGGCCGCGTTCTGGAGCGACGGCGAGATCGAACGGCCCCTGTCGGCGACGACCACCACGGCGACCGACGCGACGGGCGTCGAACGACCCTGGAACGCCATCTCGGGGTTGATGTTCACCGACCGCGACGACTTCTCCGGGACCATCTCCTTCACGGACCGGGACATGGCCGAGGAGTGGTTCCTCGGCCGAGCCGACGCCGACCGCGTCGCCGACAATCCGGTGCTGGCGGCGGCCTACGGCGACGAGTTCGAGGGCGTCGACCACGAGCGCGCGCGGGCCGAGAACCGCCCCGCGCGGGCGGACCGCGCGTTCATCGACGCGATGCTGGAGGAGTCGTTCGACACCGACGACGAGGAGGAGGAGGAGATGCTCGACCTCGTCGACGTCCGCGCGCCGGCCGAGGTAGAGATGACGCTCGACGACCTCGTGTTGACCCCCGACCAGGAGGGGGAGATCCAGAAGATCGTCAAGGCCATCGAACACCGCGACTACCTCGCCCGGATCGGCCTGCGGGAGATCGGGAAGCTCCTGTTCGTCGGGCCGCCGGGCACCGGCAAGACCAGCGTCGCGCGGGCGCTGGCCCACGACCTGGACCTCCCGTTCGTCGAGGTGAAGCTGTCGATGATCACCAGCCAGTACCTCGGCGAGACGGCCAAGAACGTCGAGAAGGTGTTCGAGGTGGCCAAGCGGCTCTCGCCGTGTATCCTCTTCATGGACGAGTTCGACTTCGTCGCCAAGACCCGCTCGTCGGACGAACACGCCGCCATCAAGCGGGCGGTCAACACCCTGCTGAAGAGCATCGACGAGATCTCGCTCATCCAGGACGAGGTGTTGCTCATCGGCGCGACCAACCACCCCGACCAACTGGACGCCGCCGCCTGGCGGCGCTTCGACGAGATCGTCAACTTCCCCAAGCCCGACCACGACATGCGGGCCGACATCCTGCGGATCGTCACCCGGGAGATGGACATCGTCGACTTCGACCCGAGCACGCTCGCGGAGATGACGGAGGGCCTGACCGGCAGCGACCTCCGGCTGGTCCTCCGGGAGGCCGTCCTGGAGGCGCTGACCGAGGAGCGGACGACGCTCACCCAGCAGGACCTCGAGGACGCCATCCAGGACTTCGAGGAACGGGACAACCTCAAGAACATGGACATGATCGACGGTGACCACGACGCGCTGGTCGCCGGTGGCGGGGACTTCGGCGGCGACGGCGGGCACGACCACGACCACTGA
- a CDS encoding MBL fold metallo-hydrolase, with amino-acid sequence MEVTLLGTGDTTGTPTVGCDCATCERARDPDAELRERLRERGVDPSGGVERSRFSLYLESAAGGSLLVDASPDFRHQFLREGVPLPDAAVVTHVHFDHLDGLGNAYRLFDDLPVSAADETDPVTGESVAAGIRSRYDYLDTVSVHPRTPYEPFEVAGFEVTLVPVEHPPLLCYGLRVEDVETGAVLAVSGDTAYEIPERSTAALSGADLALVEGIVHAEACEHHPKGGTHHDDEGVPRTFGTKHMTLSGARDFAAGIDADDYRIVHTAHFVPPERAFADDVAVDGERFSL; translated from the coding sequence ATGGAGGTCACGCTGCTGGGGACCGGCGACACGACGGGGACGCCGACGGTCGGCTGTGACTGTGCCACCTGCGAGCGCGCCCGCGACCCGGACGCGGAACTCCGCGAGCGGTTGCGCGAACGGGGCGTCGACCCCTCGGGCGGCGTCGAGCGCTCCCGGTTCTCGCTGTACCTGGAGAGTGCGGCCGGCGGGTCCCTGCTCGTCGACGCCAGCCCGGACTTCCGCCACCAGTTCCTCCGGGAGGGCGTCCCGCTGCCCGACGCCGCGGTCGTCACCCACGTCCACTTCGACCACCTCGACGGCCTGGGCAACGCCTACCGCCTGTTCGACGACCTGCCGGTGTCCGCCGCCGACGAGACCGACCCGGTCACCGGGGAGAGCGTCGCCGCGGGGATCCGGAGCCGGTACGACTACCTCGACACCGTCTCGGTCCACCCCCGGACGCCGTACGAGCCCTTCGAGGTCGCCGGCTTCGAGGTGACGCTCGTCCCCGTCGAACACCCGCCGCTGCTGTGTTACGGCCTCCGCGTCGAGGACGTCGAGACGGGAGCCGTCCTGGCCGTCTCCGGCGACACCGCCTACGAGATCCCCGAGCGCTCGACGGCGGCGCTGTCGGGGGCCGACCTCGCGCTGGTCGAGGGGATCGTCCACGCCGAGGCCTGCGAGCACCACCCGAAGGGCGGCACACACCACGACGACGAGGGGGTCCCGCGGACGTTCGGCACCAAGCACATGACCCTCTCCGGCGCGCGGGACTTCGCCGCCGGGATCGACGCCGACGACTACCGGATCGTCCACACCGCCCACTTCGTCCCGCCCGAGCGGGCCTTCGCCGACGACGTCGCCGTCGACGGCGAGCGGTTCTCGCTGTGA
- the spt4 gene encoding transcription elongation factor subunit Spt4, whose translation MADRLVCRDCHRVQDAEVESQCQACGSTSLTEDWAGYVVIAHPEQSDIAKEMEVTEPGQYALKVR comes from the coding sequence ATGGCGGACCGACTCGTCTGTCGCGACTGTCACCGCGTGCAGGACGCCGAGGTCGAGAGCCAGTGTCAGGCCTGTGGGAGCACCTCGCTGACGGAGGACTGGGCGGGCTACGTCGTCATCGCCCACCCCGAGCAGTCAGACATCGCCAAGGAGATGGAAGTGACCGAACCGGGCCAGTACGCGCTGAAGGTCCGCTGA
- a CDS encoding translation initiation factor IF-2 subunit gamma, which produces MTSNKQPEVNIGLVGHVDHGKTTLVQALSGEWTDQHSEEMKRGISIRLGYADATFRRCPEEDEPDAFTVEEHCEDHDVDTDHLRTVSFVDAPGHETLMATMLSGAAIMDGAVLVVSATEPVPQAQTEEHLSALDIIGIDNIVVAQNKVDLVDQERARENYRQIQEFVEGTVAEDAPIVPISAQQEANVDLLIDAIEREIPTPDRDPEADARMMVARSFDINRPGTTWEDLLGGVLGGSLVQGQLETDDEVELRPGREVEEGGQTEWRPVTTTVRSLQAGGDFVDQVTPGGLLGVGTGLDPSITKGDALAGQVAGPPGSLPPTHEQFTMDVDLLERIVGDDGGEVEEISTGEPLMLTIGTATTVGSVTSARDGECEVALKRPVCAEDGAKIAINRRVGARWRLIGVGTLRG; this is translated from the coding sequence ATGACATCGAACAAACAACCGGAGGTGAACATCGGACTCGTCGGCCACGTCGACCACGGGAAGACGACGCTGGTGCAGGCCCTGTCCGGCGAGTGGACCGACCAGCACTCCGAGGAGATGAAGCGCGGGATCTCCATCCGGCTCGGCTACGCCGACGCCACGTTCCGTCGCTGTCCCGAGGAGGACGAACCGGACGCCTTCACCGTCGAAGAGCACTGCGAGGACCACGACGTCGACACCGACCACCTCCGTACGGTGTCGTTCGTCGACGCGCCCGGCCACGAGACGCTGATGGCGACGATGCTCTCGGGCGCGGCCATCATGGACGGCGCGGTGCTGGTGGTCTCGGCGACCGAGCCGGTGCCACAGGCCCAGACCGAGGAACACCTCTCGGCGCTGGACATCATCGGCATCGACAACATCGTCGTCGCACAGAACAAGGTCGACCTCGTCGACCAGGAGCGCGCCCGCGAGAACTACCGCCAGATCCAGGAGTTCGTCGAGGGCACCGTCGCCGAGGACGCCCCCATCGTCCCGATCAGCGCACAGCAGGAGGCCAACGTCGACCTGCTCATCGACGCCATCGAGCGCGAGATCCCCACCCCGGACCGGGACCCCGAGGCTGACGCCCGGATGATGGTCGCTCGCTCCTTCGACATCAACCGTCCCGGCACCACCTGGGAGGACCTGCTGGGCGGCGTCCTCGGCGGCTCGCTCGTCCAGGGACAGCTGGAGACCGACGACGAGGTCGAGCTGCGCCCCGGCCGCGAGGTCGAGGAGGGCGGCCAGACCGAGTGGCGGCCCGTCACCACGACGGTGCGGTCGCTCCAGGCCGGCGGCGACTTCGTCGACCAGGTGACGCCGGGCGGGCTGCTCGGCGTCGGCACCGGCCTCGACCCCTCGATCACGAAGGGCGACGCGCTCGCTGGACAGGTCGCCGGCCCGCCCGGCAGCCTCCCGCCGACCCACGAGCAGTTCACGATGGACGTGGACCTGCTGGAACGGATCGTCGGCGACGACGGCGGCGAGGTCGAGGAGATCTCGACGGGCGAGCCGCTGATGCTGACCATCGGCACCGCCACCACCGTCGGCTCGGTCACCAGCGCCCGCGACGGCGAGTGCGAGGTGGCGCTCAAGCGCCCGGTCTGTGCCGAGGACGGCGCGAAGATCGCCATCAACCGCCGGGTCGGCGCGCGCTGGCGGCTCATCGGCGTCGGCACGCTGCGTGGATGA
- a CDS encoding pyridoxamine 5'-phosphate oxidase family protein: MTVDALAEFGLDRLSDDEVRDFLATQRMGVLGLDADDVPYLVPLSFGYDGDRTLYFTFVGGPESRKRTLIETARRARFLTYAAQSPFNWESVLLTGTVDEVPESDWDDLAAVFETAWRPAVVKEAGAAGDVSVVRFDVDEWTGIKHTGLPPGLDAE, from the coding sequence ATGACAGTCGACGCCCTCGCGGAGTTCGGGCTGGACCGCCTGTCGGACGACGAGGTCCGGGACTTCCTGGCGACACAGCGGATGGGCGTGCTGGGACTCGACGCCGACGACGTGCCGTACCTGGTGCCGCTGTCTTTCGGCTACGACGGGGACCGGACGCTGTACTTCACCTTCGTCGGTGGCCCCGAGAGCCGGAAGCGGACGCTGATCGAGACCGCCCGGCGCGCTCGCTTCCTCACCTACGCCGCCCAGTCGCCGTTCAACTGGGAGAGCGTGTTGCTGACCGGCACCGTCGACGAGGTGCCCGAGTCGGACTGGGACGACCTCGCGGCCGTCTTCGAGACGGCCTGGCGACCCGCGGTCGTCAAGGAGGCCGGCGCGGCCGGCGACGTCAGCGTCGTCCGGTTCGACGTCGACGAGTGGACGGGGATCAAGCACACCGGCCTGCCGCCGGGACTCGACGCCGAGTGA
- a CDS encoding YegP family protein — MPSDSALTRWYEGRIGEPSTADEVRGYYLFVAGLLLGIFGLLLFFFSPANSGPREAGYVLGGLGLVLLVVGPTIRLPLSRIGTTVSYAGGVVCLVALLWFTTVYPANWERPTGNAGVVTLYVVGLFLTVVGALVAPALRDPSGEIAAAQEETRAAAQRADEAETETERATAERDELAEELATSESARGDLTASLEATEGELAAAQATIAAAMDSKGTFEVYADRGGKHRWRLRHRNGNVIADSAQGYASRQKAMQGLRSVQANAAGGAVVVLEDAAEDDEAAEVPEVPAPESQATFEVYEDNAGEYRWRLRHDNGEIIADGGEGYASKSNVRRALDGVRAHAAGAAYLRIDPTAFEVFVDAAGEYRWRLLHRNGEILADSGDGYASRSNARRAAARVAELAAESEVDDGFEVYEDNAGEYRWRLRAGNGELVADGGEGYTERNKALRAVERVRSYAPEADTLTIGSAAFEIYEDSADEWRWRLRHRNGEIVADSGEGYPKRSRAVAAIERVKRHAPGAEQSGD, encoded by the coding sequence ATGCCGTCTGACAGCGCACTCACACGATGGTACGAAGGTCGAATCGGCGAACCATCGACGGCGGACGAGGTACGGGGATACTACCTGTTCGTCGCTGGCCTCCTGCTCGGCATCTTCGGGCTACTGCTCTTTTTCTTCTCGCCGGCGAACTCCGGGCCGCGAGAGGCGGGGTACGTGCTCGGTGGACTCGGGCTCGTGCTCCTCGTGGTGGGGCCGACCATCCGGCTCCCACTGTCGCGGATCGGGACGACCGTCTCGTACGCCGGCGGCGTCGTCTGCCTGGTGGCACTTCTCTGGTTCACGACGGTGTACCCGGCCAACTGGGAGCGGCCGACCGGCAACGCCGGGGTCGTCACGCTCTACGTCGTCGGCCTGTTCCTGACCGTGGTCGGCGCACTCGTCGCCCCGGCCCTGCGGGACCCGAGCGGCGAGATCGCGGCCGCACAGGAGGAGACCCGGGCCGCAGCACAGCGTGCCGACGAGGCCGAGACGGAAACCGAACGCGCGACCGCGGAACGTGACGAACTCGCCGAGGAGCTGGCCACGAGCGAGTCCGCCCGGGGGGACCTCACGGCGTCGCTGGAGGCGACGGAGGGGGAACTGGCCGCTGCACAGGCCACCATCGCCGCCGCGATGGACAGCAAGGGCACCTTCGAGGTGTACGCGGACCGCGGCGGGAAGCACCGCTGGCGGCTGCGCCACCGCAACGGGAACGTCATCGCCGACAGCGCGCAGGGGTACGCCTCGCGACAGAAGGCGATGCAGGGGCTGCGAAGCGTCCAGGCGAACGCCGCCGGCGGGGCCGTCGTCGTCCTCGAGGACGCCGCCGAGGACGACGAGGCCGCGGAGGTCCCAGAGGTGCCGGCACCGGAGAGCCAGGCGACCTTCGAGGTGTACGAGGACAACGCCGGGGAGTACCGCTGGCGGTTGCGCCACGACAACGGCGAGATCATCGCCGACGGCGGCGAGGGGTACGCCTCGAAGTCCAACGTCCGGCGGGCGCTCGACGGCGTCCGCGCACACGCCGCCGGCGCGGCCTATCTCCGGATCGACCCGACCGCCTTCGAGGTGTTCGTCGACGCCGCCGGGGAGTACCGCTGGCGGTTGCTCCACCGGAACGGCGAGATCCTGGCCGACAGCGGCGACGGCTACGCCTCCCGATCGAACGCCCGCCGTGCCGCCGCGCGGGTCGCGGAACTGGCCGCCGAGAGCGAGGTCGACGACGGCTTCGAGGTGTACGAGGACAACGCCGGGGAGTACCGCTGGCGGCTCAGGGCGGGCAACGGCGAACTCGTCGCCGACGGCGGCGAGGGGTACACCGAGCGCAACAAGGCCCTCCGGGCGGTCGAGCGCGTCCGGAGCTACGCGCCCGAAGCCGACACGCTGACCATCGGGTCGGCGGCCTTCGAGATCTACGAGGACAGCGCCGACGAGTGGCGCTGGCGGCTGCGCCACCGGAACGGCGAGATCGTCGCCGACAGCGGCGAGGGGTACCCGAAGCGGAGCCGCGCGGTGGCGGCGATCGAGCGGGTCAAGCGACACGCGCCGGGGGCCGAGCAGAGCGGGGACTGA
- a CDS encoding DNA-directed RNA polymerase, which produces MYKRVRLRDTVEVPPRHLADVSPGMVKKLLQDKLEGRMDEDVGSVVSVIEVHDIGDGAVLPNEPGVYYEAEFDALTFDPQMQEVVDGEVVEVVNFGAFVGIGPVDGLLHVSQISDEYLAYDEENQQLASRESNRTLGTGDAVRARIVTKSIDERNPRDSKIGLTAKQVGLGKHGWLQEEREKREASTAEAGES; this is translated from the coding sequence ATGTACAAACGGGTACGTCTCCGCGATACGGTCGAAGTGCCGCCACGCCACCTTGCGGACGTGAGTCCGGGGATGGTCAAGAAGCTCCTGCAGGACAAGCTCGAGGGCCGGATGGACGAGGACGTCGGCAGCGTCGTCTCCGTCATCGAGGTCCACGACATCGGCGACGGGGCGGTCCTGCCCAACGAGCCCGGCGTCTACTACGAGGCCGAGTTCGACGCGCTGACCTTCGACCCCCAGATGCAGGAGGTCGTCGACGGGGAGGTCGTCGAGGTCGTCAACTTCGGGGCCTTCGTCGGCATCGGGCCGGTCGACGGCCTGTTGCACGTCTCGCAGATCTCCGACGAGTACCTCGCCTACGACGAGGAGAACCAGCAGCTCGCCTCCCGGGAGTCCAACCGGACGCTGGGGACCGGCGACGCCGTCCGGGCCCGCATCGTCACCAAGAGCATCGACGAGCGCAACCCCCGGGACTCGAAGATCGGCCTGACGGCCAAGCAGGTCGGCCTGGGCAAGCACGGCTGGCTCCAGGAGGAACGGGAGAAGCGAGAGGCCAGCACGGCGGAAGCCGGTGAGAGCTGA